One part of the Bacteroidia bacterium genome encodes these proteins:
- a CDS encoding GIY-YIG nuclease family protein: MYYVYAIASLRRDYIYVGLTDHVIRRFTQHNRGYEPTTCHYTPYVLIYSEEFSTRVLARAREKQMKRAWGKQKLRKIRGAFKAWSSEGLGPV, encoded by the coding sequence ATGTATTACGTTTATGCCATTGCCAGTTTACGGCGCGACTACATCTATGTGGGACTCACGGATCACGTAATCCGGCGTTTTACGCAACACAATCGCGGGTACGAACCAACCACATGTCATTACACACCTTACGTGTTAATTTATTCAGAGGAATTTTCCACCCGGGTATTAGCGCGTGCACGGGAGAAGCAGATGAAGCGCGCCTGGGGGAAGCAAAAATTAAGGAAAATCAGAGGTGCGTTCAAGGCATGGAGTTCTGAGGGTCTTGGGCCTGTCTGA